The sequence below is a genomic window from Flavobacterium sediminilitoris.
AGTGTTGTAATAATTATTTTCTATAAAGTTTGCCTTCCAAGGGTGATTACATTGTGTAATATCTTCAAAAATTCTTTGGTTTAGTTTATAACTTTCTCTTCTTTTTTTATTTGCTTCAACTATATTATGAGGTTTTATATAGTGATTTTGATGTAAAACAATCCTATCATCAATAAATTTAATATTCATGTTTTTTTTCTTAATTCGCCAAATCAAATCATCATCATCATATCCAATTCCTTTTGCATATCGTTCATCAAACCCTCCTATATCAAATAAATCTTTTGCTGTAAGTGCTGTACAAAAATGAAAAGATTCAGGTCTATACACAGAATGATTATACCAACCCAAATCCCCATCAGTTATGAATGCTTTATTATTTTCTTTTATAAGATTTTGAATGTGTTTTTTGTCTAAAAACAGTTTGTCTTCATCTGTATTTAATTTATCTAAAGAGTAACATCCAAAACTTAAATAGTCGTTTTCTTGTAACTTTTCATCAACATATTCTAAGATATTATCAAAATGATAACATTCTGGATTTTGAATTATAACTTTATCACCCCTAATTTGAGAGAAACCAATATTAAACGGAATACAAGGATTTTTATACCATTTACTTTCTTTTTCTAAACGAATTATCCTTAAAAAAGGAAACTCTATTTGTAAATCTTCTAATCGTTCTTGTTCTTCACTTCCATCATCTACAACAATAACTTCAAAATCGATTTTATCGTAGTATGGCTTCATACTATCTAATGTTCTAACAAATAGCTTTTTCCTATTGTAATATGCTGTTACAACTGATATCATAGACTTTTTTATAATGAATAATGCTTATAAATGTTATTATTTTTCAGCATCCATTTTTTTTGTTCAATTAGCATTTTTTTATACGTCGGAACAATATAATTAAAATCTGTACGTATTGAACTTAAACTTTTATCAATTTTATATTTATCCTCTTTTAAAATGATTAGTTTATCGTTTCTGTAGATAGTATTGAATAATTTTAAAAGATTGTATTTACTAATTTTATTTTGAGGAGTTACTTGTATTAATCCTTTTATATTTTGCTCTATTATAGCTACTATAACTTTTGCTAGTTCTAAAGTAGTTAAACCTGTCCAAAAAGCATTTGTAAAGCCTTTTAAATTTGTATTTTCAGGTTGATTTAAAAACCAATTTAACAGACCAATACCATTTAATTTTAATTCTGGACCAATAATTGATGTTCTTATAGTAACATCTTTATCATTAATTATTTCTCCTAATGCTTTTGATTGAGCATAAAAACCAATTCCATCCTTAAAGTCATTTTCTGTATAACTACCTTTTTCTCCAGAAAAGACACAATCCGTACTAATATGTATTATTTTAGTAGTAGTATTTCTAGTTATAGATTCGATGAAATGAGGAAAATAACTATTATACCATATTGCCGTTTCAGGGTTTTCTTCTGCATTTTTATTTAAAATTCCAATACAATTAACAATGACATCAAATTGATTTTCAAGAATTATAGTCTTAACTTTATTAGTATCACTTACATCTAAACTGAAATTAAAATCACTCTTTTCAATACTTCTTGCCATACTAAAAACTTCAAAGTTCTTTTTAGACTTGAGATAATATAAAATAACATGTCCTGCCATGCCTTTAGAACCAATAACTAGAATTTTTTTCATTAATTTATTTATTCCAAATTACACGATTAACAATACTAGTATAACTCACAATTGCTTTTATTACTCTATCAGAAGTGTTTTTGACTTCATATTCAAAAGGAATAGCAATAGAATCATTAAAAAGTCCTCTTGTGACTTCAATTGCATTTAAAATTTCATCTTTTGTTATACCACCTAAAATAACAGTTCCAGCATCTATTGCTTCAGGTCGTTCTGTACTTGTTCTGATACTTACCGCTGGAAATTTCATAATTGCTGATTCTTCGCTAATTGTACCACTATCAGATAAAACGATGTAAGCATTTTTCTGTAAGTTAACATAATCAAAAAATCCTAAAGGAACTATATTCTTAATCAATGAATGGAAATGAATATCATTCTCTTCAATT
It includes:
- a CDS encoding glycosyltransferase family 2 protein, which gives rise to MISVVTAYYNRKKLFVRTLDSMKPYYDKIDFEVIVVDDGSEEQERLEDLQIEFPFLRIIRLEKESKWYKNPCIPFNIGFSQIRGDKVIIQNPECYHFDNILEYVDEKLQENDYLSFGCYSLDKLNTDEDKLFLDKKHIQNLIKENNKAFITDGDLGWYNHSVYRPESFHFCTALTAKDLFDIGGFDERYAKGIGYDDDDLIWRIKKKNMNIKFIDDRIVLHQNHYIKPHNIVEANKKRRESYKLNQRIFEDITQCNHPWKANFIENNYYNTKIENRIADNYFLEYNKLTKKVVEYKFSRKMGLYLLKVLSKIKF
- a CDS encoding dTDP-4-dehydrorhamnose reductase family protein, encoding MKKILVIGSKGMAGHVILYYLKSKKNFEVFSMARSIEKSDFNFSLDVSDTNKVKTIILENQFDVIVNCIGILNKNAEENPETAIWYNSYFPHFIESITRNTTTKIIHISTDCVFSGEKGSYTENDFKDGIGFYAQSKALGEIINDKDVTIRTSIIGPELKLNGIGLLNWFLNQPENTNLKGFTNAFWTGLTTLELAKVIVAIIEQNIKGLIQVTPQNKISKYNLLKLFNTIYRNDKLIILKEDKYKIDKSLSSIRTDFNYIVPTYKKMLIEQKKWMLKNNNIYKHYSL